A genomic region of Raphanus sativus cultivar WK10039 chromosome 6, ASM80110v3, whole genome shotgun sequence contains the following coding sequences:
- the LOC108808990 gene encoding uncharacterized protein LOC108808990 isoform X3, which produces MEKEICARHLSREGTGCVWLFMNMFDLRHGGSNHKLLMDKKRGSKRILDIETKVEKQLTCDCESVKKLIEEEIDEKTHQRCDTTECRGKTKARNEKRRSRTCSKASDDEDHAENQCPRTSQIDADSINDDSEEKFSELIRRLIDQKESEVESCKNLVDDDDDSKEESFLNIGTSPNKETSSPSESRAQTIVVLKPEPNCLNIGSSPGRNKAKNERFGSRFILSRIRRRLTPAKNPCNAQHESDQDPDALSSTMSQNSCLEDGEILPDNSSKSEANEEDTNQGREDSKKSMCGIYIAAKKHLSEMLAEGDMNVDLPDKEVPRLLGKILALPQFSTPDYTPRMTLAHDFVGHQITEKPNIQQCSSEDYSETLGLDSNKHEETTSTSDMSAGVLDTREEEKSVLDPLSADAYVDDEDKFETHDEHEHVRPLEKVETFDEIHAPSSPPISSVKMCQDNATDVPGKSSPVSVLEPFFTDDDTSPNSSRFSSVEMRLKPLCIRFEEPDSPRLEKQNNAKTRMDDKELALAYIQDVVTSSELNWEELLARSFYSEQVLEQALMDEIEFCSTNFCNDKELLFDCINEVLMEFCRHGPWISFSKPADMENAVEVVQEEVYWHLLPLPSPHTLDQIVRKDLARSGYWMDLSFDIGCIGSQTGEMILDELLDEIISSFTDLF; this is translated from the exons atggaGAAAGAGATTTGTGCAAGACATCTTTCAAGAGAAGGGACAGGATGTGTTTGGTTGTTTATGAACATGTTTGATCTCAGACATGGTGGATCTAACCATAAGCTTTTGATGGATAAGAAACGTGGAAGCAAACGAATCTTAg ATATTGAGACTAAGGTGGAGAAGCAGCTAACCTGTGACTGTGAG AGTGTCAAGAAACTTATTGAAGAGGAGATTGATGAGAAGACTCATCAAAGGTGTGATACTACTGAATGCAGAGGAAAGACAAAGGCCAGAAACGAGAAGAGGAGAAGTAGAACCTGCAGCAAAGCCAGTGATGATGAAGACCATGCAGAGAATCAATGTCCAAGAACTTCTCAGATTGATGCTGATTCAATAAATGATGATTCAGAAGAGAAGTTCAGTGAGTTGATAAGGCGGTTGATAGATCAGAAGGAAAGCGAGGTAGAGAGCTGCAAGAACCttgtggatgatgatgatgattctaaAGAAGAATCATTCCTAAACATTGGAACTTCACCAAACAAAGAGACAAGCTCTCCAAGTGAAAGCAGAGCACAAACAATTGTAGTTTTGAAACCTGAGCCAAACTGCTTGAATATCGGTTCATCACCTGGAAGAAACAAGGCCAAGAACGAGAGATTCGGCTCTCGCTTCATTCTCAGTAGAATCAGAAGAAGACTAACACCTGCAAAGAATCCATGCAATGCTCAACATGAATCTGATCAAGATCCAGATGCATTGTCGTCTACCATGAGTCAAAACTCTTGTTTGGAAGATGGAGAAATATTGCCTGACAATTCTTCAAAAAGTGAGGCTAATGAAGAAGATACTAACCAAGGAAGAGAAGATTCGAAGAAGAGTATGTGTGGTATATACATTGCAGCCAagaaacatctatctgaaatgCTTGCAGAAGGAGACATGAATGTTGATTTGCCGGATAAGGAAGTACCAAGACTCTTAGGGAAGATTCTTGCTCTCCCTCAGTTCTCCACACCGGATTACACTCCAAGAATGACACTGGCACATGACTTTGTTGGTCACCAGATAACCGAGAAACCGAATATCCAACAATGCAGTTCAGAAGATTACTCTGAGACACTTGGATTGGATTCAAACAAACATGAAGAAACAACGTCCACGAGTGACATGTCAG CAGGCGTTTTAGACAccagagaggaagagaagagtgTCCTTGATCCGCTGTCTGCAGATGCATACGTTGATGATGAAGACAAGTTTGAAACTCATGATGAACATGAGCACGTAAGACCCCTGGAAAAGGTTGAGACATTTGATGAGATTCATGCACCATCTTCACCACCAATTTCTTCAGTTAAAATGTGCCAAGACAATGCCACTGATGTGCCAGGAAAGTCAAGCCCTGTGTCTGTTCTTGAGCCTTTCTTTACAGATGATGACACAAGTCCAAATAGCTCCAGGTTCTCTTCAG TTGAAATGAGGTTGAAACCTCTGTGCATAAGATTCGAAGAACCTGATTCTCCAAGACTAGAGAAACAAAACAATGCCAAAACTAGAATGGATGACAAGGAACTGGCACTTGCATACATTCAAGACGTGGTGACATCCTCAGAGTTAAACTGGGAAGAGCTTTTAGCCAGATCTTTTTACTCGGAGCAGGTTCTTGAGCAGGCTCTAATGGATGAGATAGAGTTTTGCTCTACAAACTTCTGCAATGATAAGGAACTCCTCTTTGATTGTATCAATGAAGTTCTTATGGAGTTCTGTAGACATGGCCCTTGGATCTCATTCTCCAAACCAGCAGACATGGAGAATGCTGTTGAAGTGGTGCAAGAAGAGGTTTACTGGCATCTCTTACCTTTGCCTTCTCCTCACACGTTAGACCAGATAGTGCGCAAAGACCTGGCTAGGAGTGGGTACTGGATGGATCTCAGCTTTGATATCGGCTGCATCGGTTCTCAAACAGGTGAAATGATCCTTGATGAACTATTAGATGAGATAATCAGCAGCTTCACAGACTTGTTCTAG
- the LOC108808988 gene encoding rop guanine nucleotide exchange factor 4 — protein sequence MESSTSSDQNELTASGTPTSSVSSPYRRTYSDISGLSHRFDVQSFYNRPSNTNVLSGHEEDLSEDAVEPKDSVDGGDGEDHDQDSDIDSAEDAELEMMRERFAKLLLGEDMSGSGKGVCTAVTVSNAITNLYATVFGQSLRLQPLSTEKKDLWKREMNCFMSICDYIVEVIPRSLGNNVEITETKLRSDILMNLPALRKLDNMLMEILDSFTENEFWYVERGSSSMHSNNDGRDSGSFRKVVVQRKDEKWWLPVPCVPAEGLSEDERKNLRHKRDCANQIHKAALAINDSTLNDMDIPDSYLTTLPKSGKASVGDVIYKQLCTAEKFYPDQLLDILKISSEHEALELADKVEASLVTWRRKTGGLTHSRSSWDMMKDMGGEAGNDKNHILAARARSLLFCLKQRYPELSQTSLDICKIQYNRDVGKAVLESYSRVLEGLAYNVVSWIDDVLYVDRTVRNRDD from the exons ATGGAGAGTTCAACGAGTTCCGACCAAAACGAGCTAACTGCCTCTGGAACTCCGACAAGCTCCGTCTCTTCACCGTACCGGAGAACGTACTCCGATATCTCCGGATTATCTCACCGGTTCGACGTTCAGAGCTTTTATAACCGGCCGTCGAACACAAACGTCTTGAGTGGCCATGAAGAAGATCTCTCTGAAGACGCCGTTGAACCAAAAGATAGCGTTGACGGTGGTGACGGAGAAGATCATGATCAAGACAGTGACATTGACTCTGCTGAAGACGCAG AGCTAGAGATGATGAGGGAAAGGTTCGCGAAGCTGTTGCTTGGTGAAGATATGTCAGGAAGTGGGAAAGGAGTTTGTACTGCTGTTACTGTCTCCAACGCCATAACTAATCTATACg CGACTGTGTTTGGACAAAGTTTGAGATTACAACCATTGAGTACAGAGAAGAAGGATCTTTGGAAACGAGAGATGAATTGTTTTATGTCTATATGTGATTACATTGTCGAAGTTATTCCGAGATCTCTTGGTAACAATGTTGAG ATAACAGAAACAAAACTAAGATCAGACATTCTGATGAACCTTCCTGCTTTGAGAAAGCTCGATAATATGCTAATG GAGATATTGGATAGCTTTACTGAGAATGAGTTCTGGTACGTAGAGAGAGGAAGCTCATCGATGCACTCGAACAATGATGGTAGAGATTCAGGATCGTTTCGGAAAGTTGTGGTTCAACGGAAAGACGAGAAATGGTGGCTCCCGGTGCCATGTGTTCCTGCTGAAGGTTTATCTGAAGATGAACGCAAGAATTTGCGTCACAAACGTGACTGTGCTAATCAGATACATAAGGCTGCATTGGCCATTAACGACTCAACTCTTAATGACATGGATATTCCTGACTCTTACCTCACCACTCTCCCCAAG aGTGGGAAGGCAAGTGTAGGAGACGTGATATACAAGCAACTATGCACAGCTGAGAAGTTTTATCCAGACCAGCTTCTAGACATCTTGAAGATTTCATCAGAGCACGAGGCGCTTGAGCTTGCCGACAAAGTCGAGGCTTCACTGGTTACATGGAGGCGTAAGACTGGAGGGTTGACCCACTCTAGGTCATCATGGGACATGATGAAAGATATGGGTGGCGAAGCTGGGAATGACAAGAACCATATTCTAGCCGCTCGAGCTAGGAGCTTACTGTTTTGTCTGAAACAGAGATACCCTGAACTCTCTCAGACCTCGCTTGACATCTGCAAGATTCAGTATAACCGA GATGTGGGCAAGGCTGTATTGGAAAGCTATTCAAGGGTCTTAGAAGGTTTGGCTTATAATGTTGTGTCGTGGATTGATGATGTTCTTTACGTCGACAGAACAGTCAGGAACAGAGATGATTAG
- the LOC108808990 gene encoding uncharacterized protein LOC108808990 isoform X1 → MEKEICARHLSREGTGCVWLFMNMFDLRHGGSNHKLLMDKKRGSKRILDIETKVEKQLTCDCEKSVKKLIEEEIDEKTHQRCDTTECRGKTKARNEKRRSRTCSKASDDEDHAENQCPRTSQIDADSINDDSEEKFSELIRRLIDQKESEVESCKNLVDDDDDSKEESFLNIGTSPNKETSSPSESRAQTIVVLKPEPNCLNIGSSPGRNKAKNERFGSRFILSRIRRRLTPAKNPCNAQHESDQDPDALSSTMSQNSCLEDGEILPDNSSKSEANEEDTNQGREDSKKSMCGIYIAAKKHLSEMLAEGDMNVDLPDKEVPRLLGKILALPQFSTPDYTPRMTLAHDFVGHQITEKPNIQQCSSEDYSETLGLDSNKHEETTSTSDMSAGVLDTREEEKSVLDPLSADAYVDDEDKFETHDEHEHVRPLEKVETFDEIHAPSSPPISSVKMCQDNATDVPGKSSPVSVLEPFFTDDDTSPNSSRFSSVEMRLKPLCIRFEEPDSPRLEKQNNAKTRMDDKELALAYIQDVVTSSELNWEELLARSFYSEQVLEQALMDEIEFCSTNFCNDKELLFDCINEVLMEFCRHGPWISFSKPADMENAVEVVQEEVYWHLLPLPSPHTLDQIVRKDLARSGYWMDLSFDIGCIGSQTGEMILDELLDEIISSFTDLF, encoded by the exons atggaGAAAGAGATTTGTGCAAGACATCTTTCAAGAGAAGGGACAGGATGTGTTTGGTTGTTTATGAACATGTTTGATCTCAGACATGGTGGATCTAACCATAAGCTTTTGATGGATAAGAAACGTGGAAGCAAACGAATCTTAg ATATTGAGACTAAGGTGGAGAAGCAGCTAACCTGTGACTGTGAG AAGAGTGTCAAGAAACTTATTGAAGAGGAGATTGATGAGAAGACTCATCAAAGGTGTGATACTACTGAATGCAGAGGAAAGACAAAGGCCAGAAACGAGAAGAGGAGAAGTAGAACCTGCAGCAAAGCCAGTGATGATGAAGACCATGCAGAGAATCAATGTCCAAGAACTTCTCAGATTGATGCTGATTCAATAAATGATGATTCAGAAGAGAAGTTCAGTGAGTTGATAAGGCGGTTGATAGATCAGAAGGAAAGCGAGGTAGAGAGCTGCAAGAACCttgtggatgatgatgatgattctaaAGAAGAATCATTCCTAAACATTGGAACTTCACCAAACAAAGAGACAAGCTCTCCAAGTGAAAGCAGAGCACAAACAATTGTAGTTTTGAAACCTGAGCCAAACTGCTTGAATATCGGTTCATCACCTGGAAGAAACAAGGCCAAGAACGAGAGATTCGGCTCTCGCTTCATTCTCAGTAGAATCAGAAGAAGACTAACACCTGCAAAGAATCCATGCAATGCTCAACATGAATCTGATCAAGATCCAGATGCATTGTCGTCTACCATGAGTCAAAACTCTTGTTTGGAAGATGGAGAAATATTGCCTGACAATTCTTCAAAAAGTGAGGCTAATGAAGAAGATACTAACCAAGGAAGAGAAGATTCGAAGAAGAGTATGTGTGGTATATACATTGCAGCCAagaaacatctatctgaaatgCTTGCAGAAGGAGACATGAATGTTGATTTGCCGGATAAGGAAGTACCAAGACTCTTAGGGAAGATTCTTGCTCTCCCTCAGTTCTCCACACCGGATTACACTCCAAGAATGACACTGGCACATGACTTTGTTGGTCACCAGATAACCGAGAAACCGAATATCCAACAATGCAGTTCAGAAGATTACTCTGAGACACTTGGATTGGATTCAAACAAACATGAAGAAACAACGTCCACGAGTGACATGTCAG CAGGCGTTTTAGACAccagagaggaagagaagagtgTCCTTGATCCGCTGTCTGCAGATGCATACGTTGATGATGAAGACAAGTTTGAAACTCATGATGAACATGAGCACGTAAGACCCCTGGAAAAGGTTGAGACATTTGATGAGATTCATGCACCATCTTCACCACCAATTTCTTCAGTTAAAATGTGCCAAGACAATGCCACTGATGTGCCAGGAAAGTCAAGCCCTGTGTCTGTTCTTGAGCCTTTCTTTACAGATGATGACACAAGTCCAAATAGCTCCAGGTTCTCTTCAG TTGAAATGAGGTTGAAACCTCTGTGCATAAGATTCGAAGAACCTGATTCTCCAAGACTAGAGAAACAAAACAATGCCAAAACTAGAATGGATGACAAGGAACTGGCACTTGCATACATTCAAGACGTGGTGACATCCTCAGAGTTAAACTGGGAAGAGCTTTTAGCCAGATCTTTTTACTCGGAGCAGGTTCTTGAGCAGGCTCTAATGGATGAGATAGAGTTTTGCTCTACAAACTTCTGCAATGATAAGGAACTCCTCTTTGATTGTATCAATGAAGTTCTTATGGAGTTCTGTAGACATGGCCCTTGGATCTCATTCTCCAAACCAGCAGACATGGAGAATGCTGTTGAAGTGGTGCAAGAAGAGGTTTACTGGCATCTCTTACCTTTGCCTTCTCCTCACACGTTAGACCAGATAGTGCGCAAAGACCTGGCTAGGAGTGGGTACTGGATGGATCTCAGCTTTGATATCGGCTGCATCGGTTCTCAAACAGGTGAAATGATCCTTGATGAACTATTAGATGAGATAATCAGCAGCTTCACAGACTTGTTCTAG
- the LOC108808990 gene encoding uncharacterized protein LOC108808990 isoform X2, whose amino-acid sequence MEKEICARHLSREGTGCVWLFMNMFDLRHGGSNHKLLMDKKRGSKRILDIETKVEKQLTCDCEKSVKKLIEEEIDEKTHQRCDTTECRGKTKARNEKRRSRTCSKASDDEDHAENQCPRTSQIDADSINDDSEEKFSELIRRLIDQKESEVESCKNLVDDDDDSKEESFLNIGTSPNKETSSPSESRAQTIVVLKPEPNCLNIGSSPGRNKAKNERFGSRFILSRIRRRLTPAKNPCNAQHESDQDPDALSSTMSQNSCLEDGEILPDNSSKSEANEEDTNQGREDSKKSMCGIYIAAKKHLSEMLAEGDMNVDLPDKEVPRLLGKILALPQFSTPDYTPRMTLAHDFVGHQITEKPNIQQCSSEDYSETLGLDSNKHEETTSTSDMSGVLDTREEEKSVLDPLSADAYVDDEDKFETHDEHEHVRPLEKVETFDEIHAPSSPPISSVKMCQDNATDVPGKSSPVSVLEPFFTDDDTSPNSSRFSSVEMRLKPLCIRFEEPDSPRLEKQNNAKTRMDDKELALAYIQDVVTSSELNWEELLARSFYSEQVLEQALMDEIEFCSTNFCNDKELLFDCINEVLMEFCRHGPWISFSKPADMENAVEVVQEEVYWHLLPLPSPHTLDQIVRKDLARSGYWMDLSFDIGCIGSQTGEMILDELLDEIISSFTDLF is encoded by the exons atggaGAAAGAGATTTGTGCAAGACATCTTTCAAGAGAAGGGACAGGATGTGTTTGGTTGTTTATGAACATGTTTGATCTCAGACATGGTGGATCTAACCATAAGCTTTTGATGGATAAGAAACGTGGAAGCAAACGAATCTTAg ATATTGAGACTAAGGTGGAGAAGCAGCTAACCTGTGACTGTGAG AAGAGTGTCAAGAAACTTATTGAAGAGGAGATTGATGAGAAGACTCATCAAAGGTGTGATACTACTGAATGCAGAGGAAAGACAAAGGCCAGAAACGAGAAGAGGAGAAGTAGAACCTGCAGCAAAGCCAGTGATGATGAAGACCATGCAGAGAATCAATGTCCAAGAACTTCTCAGATTGATGCTGATTCAATAAATGATGATTCAGAAGAGAAGTTCAGTGAGTTGATAAGGCGGTTGATAGATCAGAAGGAAAGCGAGGTAGAGAGCTGCAAGAACCttgtggatgatgatgatgattctaaAGAAGAATCATTCCTAAACATTGGAACTTCACCAAACAAAGAGACAAGCTCTCCAAGTGAAAGCAGAGCACAAACAATTGTAGTTTTGAAACCTGAGCCAAACTGCTTGAATATCGGTTCATCACCTGGAAGAAACAAGGCCAAGAACGAGAGATTCGGCTCTCGCTTCATTCTCAGTAGAATCAGAAGAAGACTAACACCTGCAAAGAATCCATGCAATGCTCAACATGAATCTGATCAAGATCCAGATGCATTGTCGTCTACCATGAGTCAAAACTCTTGTTTGGAAGATGGAGAAATATTGCCTGACAATTCTTCAAAAAGTGAGGCTAATGAAGAAGATACTAACCAAGGAAGAGAAGATTCGAAGAAGAGTATGTGTGGTATATACATTGCAGCCAagaaacatctatctgaaatgCTTGCAGAAGGAGACATGAATGTTGATTTGCCGGATAAGGAAGTACCAAGACTCTTAGGGAAGATTCTTGCTCTCCCTCAGTTCTCCACACCGGATTACACTCCAAGAATGACACTGGCACATGACTTTGTTGGTCACCAGATAACCGAGAAACCGAATATCCAACAATGCAGTTCAGAAGATTACTCTGAGACACTTGGATTGGATTCAAACAAACATGAAGAAACAACGTCCACGAGTGACATGTCAG GCGTTTTAGACAccagagaggaagagaagagtgTCCTTGATCCGCTGTCTGCAGATGCATACGTTGATGATGAAGACAAGTTTGAAACTCATGATGAACATGAGCACGTAAGACCCCTGGAAAAGGTTGAGACATTTGATGAGATTCATGCACCATCTTCACCACCAATTTCTTCAGTTAAAATGTGCCAAGACAATGCCACTGATGTGCCAGGAAAGTCAAGCCCTGTGTCTGTTCTTGAGCCTTTCTTTACAGATGATGACACAAGTCCAAATAGCTCCAGGTTCTCTTCAG TTGAAATGAGGTTGAAACCTCTGTGCATAAGATTCGAAGAACCTGATTCTCCAAGACTAGAGAAACAAAACAATGCCAAAACTAGAATGGATGACAAGGAACTGGCACTTGCATACATTCAAGACGTGGTGACATCCTCAGAGTTAAACTGGGAAGAGCTTTTAGCCAGATCTTTTTACTCGGAGCAGGTTCTTGAGCAGGCTCTAATGGATGAGATAGAGTTTTGCTCTACAAACTTCTGCAATGATAAGGAACTCCTCTTTGATTGTATCAATGAAGTTCTTATGGAGTTCTGTAGACATGGCCCTTGGATCTCATTCTCCAAACCAGCAGACATGGAGAATGCTGTTGAAGTGGTGCAAGAAGAGGTTTACTGGCATCTCTTACCTTTGCCTTCTCCTCACACGTTAGACCAGATAGTGCGCAAAGACCTGGCTAGGAGTGGGTACTGGATGGATCTCAGCTTTGATATCGGCTGCATCGGTTCTCAAACAGGTGAAATGATCCTTGATGAACTATTAGATGAGATAATCAGCAGCTTCACAGACTTGTTCTAG
- the LOC108808996 gene encoding U-box domain-containing protein 33-like — translation MIPLLGARFEASTVDEESLRAYRGKEKVKTDEILQDYLSICLYKGVQAEKLCIEMESIEKGIVETIYQHRIRKFVMGAAADKHYSMCIYIKIRHDQLFVFGLSPVSLSYREFVNYFLARKLEDLKSKKANFVCQQAPATCQIHFSCKGNLIHTREARMDEVRALSVLLSDFQRLVLPQKTADSLEEAASLNGENNRSSIDIISSDTLSNDRDEDQEEQDDSSSQVFPCRGMRLDVINFLIKSTMLWQKLTIQNHEQSE, via the exons ATGATTCCTCTCT TGGGTGCAAGATTTGAAGCTTCAACGGTAGATGAGGAATCATTAAGAGCATACCGAGGCAAAGAAAAGGTCAAAACAGATGAGATTCTACAAGACTACCTTAGTATTTGTCTGTATAAAGGG GTACAGGCGGAGAAGCTGTGTATCGAGATGGAGTCAATTGAGAAAGGGATTGTGGAAACTATATACCAGCATAGGATCAGGAAGTTTGTTATGGGAGCAGCTGCAGATAAACACTATTccatgtgtatatatatcaaGATTAGACATGACCAACTCTTTGTTTTTGGATTATCTCCTGTGTCCCTTTCTTACAGAGAGTTTGTTAACTACTTTTTGGCTAGAAAACTGGAGGATCTCAAGTCCAAGAAAGCCAACTTTGTTTGTCAACAAGCGCCTGCTACTTGTCAGATACACTTCAGCTGCAAAGGAAACCTTATCCATACAAG AGAAGCTAGGATGGATGAAGTCCGAGCTCTCTCTGTTCTCTTGTCCGACTTTCAACGGCTTGTATTGCCACAAAAAACCGCTGATTCACTTGAAGAGGCAGCAAGTCTGAATGGAGAAAATAACAGATCCTCCATAGATATCATCAGCTCTGATACATTGTCAAACGACAGAGACGAAGATCAAGAGGAACAGGATGACTCATCTTCTCAAGTGTTCCCG TGCAGGGGAATGCGGCTAGACGTAATAAACTTCCTCATCAAATCCACCATGCTTTGGCAGAAGCTGACAATCCAAAACCACGAGCAGTCTGAGTGA
- the LOC108808991 gene encoding U-box domain-containing protein 33: MAMVTPIPAMGERAGSMRFHGIGSPGSRSSSRSGATEEPVSRLIDEKIFVAVGKEVGKSKSTLIWALQNTGGKKICLVHVHQPSQMIPVMGAKFPVSSVKEEEVRVFREKEREKVHMILDEYLRICQQRGVRAEKMFIEMESVENGIVELISELGIRKLVMGAAADKHHSRRMTELKSRKAIFVCREAPALCQIMFTCKGYLIHTREAADESESEYASPRPSISGSEILEAFSTPESEHLHRTDSLHRLGSDASSTEHSERVSEGSLSTDEEEEERELDGSQARRSATVEQRSGHSPPSNFPDGVDDSFYNKIGKATEEAQSSKREAFAESVRRQKAEKNALDAIRKAKQSESAYSEELKRRKDTEIAVAKIKERLVTIKKEQEVVMEELERAMAQKEMLESQIAESDGTMDKLNQKLDIAVKLLQKLKDEREELQMERDRALREATELRTRAETSTLQPPQYFTHFSFSEIEEATNGFDSTMKIGEGGYGSIYVGLLRHTRVAIKMLNPNSPQGTVEYQHEIDVLSNMRHPNIITLIGACPEGWSLVYEYLPDGSLEDRLSCKDNSPPLSWQNRVRIATEICAALVFLHSNKAHSVVHGDLKPASILLDANLVSKLSDFGTCKSASATDVTGTAAYLDPEASSNGELTPMSDVYSFGIILLRLLTGRPALEIVNEVKDALESGTLINLLDPLAGDWPFVQAEQLARLALRCCETASENRPDLGTEVWRVLEPMRASSGGSSSFHLGRNEQRIAPPYFICPIFQEVMQDPHVAADGFTYEAEAIRAWLDSEHDTSPMTNDKLSHTGLIANHALRSAIQEWLQHHC, from the exons ATGGCTATGGTGACTCCAATTCCAGCAATGGGGGAAAGAGCTGGATCCATGAGATTCCATGGGATCGGTAGCCCTGGATCAAGGTCATCAAGTAGGAGCGGGGCCACGGAGGAGCCTGTCTCGAGGCTGATCGATGAGAAAATCTTCGTTGCTGTGGGCAAAGAGGTGGGCAAGAGCAAGTCTACACTCATCTGGGCGTTGCAGAACACTGGAGGGAAGAAGATTTGTCTTGTTCATGTTCACCAACCTTCCCAAATGATTCCAGTTA TGGGTGCCAAGTTTCCAGTTAGTTCTGTGAAGGAGGAAGAGGTTAGAGTGTTCCGGGAAAAAGAAAGGGAGAAAGTACATATGATTCTAGACGAGTATCTTCGTATCTGCCAGCAGAGAGgg GTGAGGGCAGAAAAGATGTTTATTGAAATGGAATCGGTGGAGAATGGAATTGTGGAGCTGATCTCGGAGCTGGGAATCAGGAAGCTTGTCATGGGAGCAGCAGCAGATAAACACCATTCAAG GAGAATGACAGAACTCAAGTCCAGGAAAGCCATCTTCGTATGCCGAGAAGCTCCTGCTCTTTGTCAAATCATGTTTACTTGCAAAGGATACTTAATCCATACAAG GGAAGCTGCGGATGAGAGTGAATCAGAATATGCATCTCCGCGTCCTTCCATAAGTGGAAGCGAGATACTTGAAGCTTTCTCTACACCGGAGTCTGAGCATCTGCATAGAACAGATTCACTTCACCGTTTAGGAAGCGATGCAAGTTCAACTGAACACAGTGAGAGGGTGTCTGAAGGGTCGTTAAGTActgacgaggaggaggaggagagagaacTTGACGGCAGTCAAGCAAGGAGAAGTGCAACAGTTGAACAGCGTTCTGGCCACTCACCTCCCTCCAATTTTCCG GATGGGGTGGATGATTCATTTTACAACAAAATAGGAAAAGCTACGGAAGAGGCTCAAAGCTCAAAACGAGAAGCCTTTGCAGAGAGTGTTAGGCGTCAGAAAGCTGAAAAAAATGCACTTGATGCAATCAGAAAG GCTAAACAATCAGAAAGTGCTTATTCTGAGGAGTTGAAGCGGAGGAAAGATACTGAGATAGCAGTAGCGAAAATAAAGGAGAGACTTGTAACGATTAAAAAAGAACAGGAAGTAGTCATGGAAGAACTTGAAAGAGCAATGGCGCAGAAAGAGATGCTTGAGAGCCAGATAGCAGAATCTGATGGTACAATGGACAAGCTAAACCAGAAGCTTGACATAGCTGTGAAGTTGTTACAGAAGTTGAAGGATGAAAGAGAGGAGCTTCAGATGGAACGCGACAGAGCACTCAGAGAAGCTACGGAGTTAAGGACTCGCGCAGAGACCTCAACTTTACAGCCACCTCAGTACTTCACGCATTTTTCTTTCTCAGAGATTGAGGAAGCAACTAATGGCTTTGATTCGACCATGAAGATTGGTGAAGGAGGGTATGGAAGCATCTACGTAGGTTTACTGCGTCATACTCGGGTGGCTATTAAAATGTTGAATCCTAACAGTCCACAAGGCACAGTGGAATATCAACATGAG ATTGATGTGTTAAGCAACATGAGGCATCCAAACATCATCACGTTAATTGGAGCTTGTCCAGAGGGATGGAGTCTTGTCTATGAGTATCTTCCCGATGGAAGCCTTGAAGACAGGCTTAGTTGCAAGGACAACTCTCCACCTTTATCATGGCAGAATCGTGTACGCATTGCCACTGAGATATGCGCAGCACTTGTCTTTCTTCATTCCAATAAAGCTCATAGCGTAGTACACGGTGATCTGAAGCCAGCGAGTATTCTTCTCGATGCCAATCTCGTTAGCAAGTTAAGTGACTTTGGAACCTGCAAAAGTGCGTCAGCAACTGATGTCACTGGCACAGCTGCTTACTTGGATCCAGAAGCTTCCAGTAATGGGGAGCTAACTCCGATGTCAGATGTTTACTCGTTTGGGATTATATTACTACGCTTGTTGACTGGGAGACCTGCCTTAGAGATAGTGAATGAAGTGAAGGATGCCCTCGAATCTGGAACACTGATCAACCTTTTGGACCCTTTAGCAGGTGACTGGCCCTTTGTTCAGGCTGAGCAGCTTGCTCGCTTGGCATTGAGGTGCTGTGAGACTGCCAGTGAGAATCGTCCGGACCTTGGGACTGAAGTGTGGAGGGTACTTGAACCTATGAGAGCTTCAAGCGGAGGATCTTCATCTTTTCATCTCGGCCGCAACGAGCAACGCATAGCACCTCCATACTTCATCTGTCCCATTTTCCAG GAAGTAATGCAGGATCCACACGTAGCTGCAGATGGTTTCACATATGAGGCGGAGGCTATAAGAGCGTGGCTGGACAGTGAACACGATACTTCACCAATGACCAATGACAAGCTTTCACACACCGGCCTTATTGCTAACCATGCTCTTCGTTCTGCAATTCAGGAGTGGCTTCAGCATCATTGCTGA